Within Cellulophaga sp. L1A9, the genomic segment CAATACCTCTAGGGCCTACCCAGCTAATGAATAATTTTTCATTGAACTTTAGCGTAGAACCTTGAGTACTTAAGAAAACTCCTAAAGGCCTAATAACAAAAACAATTACGGCAAAAAGTGCTGCTGTTTTCCAATTATAGATAAGCGCTAGGTCACTAATGTTAATATTAGCCGCCAATAATATGAATAAAATTGAAATTAATAAAACACTTAGTGACTCCTTAAAGTAGAGCAACTCTTTAAGGTTTGGTAAGTTGATATTTCCTAACACCATACCCATGACAACAACAGCTAAAAGTCCTGACTCATGTGCAAACACATCAGACATAACAAAAACCATTAAGACCAAAGAAAGAGAAACTACATTGAGTAAGTAATGTGGAATAAAATTTTTCTTTATAGCAAAAGTAAGTGCATGCGCAAATGTGAAACCAAAGGTTGTACCAAAAAGTAAAATTTTACCAAACTCAACCAATGCTGTCTGGGTATAAGCCTGCCCTTCTCCTACACTTATAAATTCAAATACTAAAACGGCAGCTAATGCTCCTATAGGATCAATTAAAATACCTTCCCATTTCAGTACTGTAGAAACATCTTTCTTTAAGGGAATATTACGTAATATGGGTGTAATTACGGTTGGTCCCGTAACAATGATTAAAGCAGAAAACAAAAAGGATATTTGCCAGTTTAAACCAAAAATGTAATAAGCAGCCAGTCCCGCTCCAAAAAACGTAACCAAACTCCCAATCGTGATTAATTTAGTAATTACAGGACCTACATTTTTTATTTCATTTCTTTTAAGGGTCAAGCCCCCTTCAAATAAAATAATACTAATGGCTAAAGAAACAAAGTAGTACAAACTATCTCCTGGAAACAATCCTTTTTCGCCATTCCAGATCGGTTCTATTAATTTCTGTCCGTTTTCCGTATAAAAAGTAGATATTGGTCCAACTAATAAACCTATTAATATAAGAGGCAATATAGCAGGGAGTTTAAGTCTCCAAGCAACCCATTGTGCTAATATCCCCAGAACAATAATTCCAGCAAGTTCTACCATTCTTATTTTTATGGGAAAAATACTGCTTTTATTTGAAAATTAAGAATCGAACATTAATAAATACTGTTCTTAGAAATGAAATAAATACCCTTTAAACATCCAATTCTAATGATAAAAATTCATTTTTAAGGCTTTCAAATTATTATCCTAAATAACATATCAGTATTATTGTATTGAATTACAAGGCTAAGCATTCGTTATGAAAGAAAAAATACATCCATTTAAGACCCTATTATTTGGATTTGCTTTTTCACCAAAACTTAGAATAAATATTATTGAAACAACACGAATTGCGGCGTTTTTCAAATCGAAATTAATTTTACTTCATGTTGGCGAAAAGACTGATGAAAAGTTAGGAAAAATAACTGCTATTTTAAACGAACTCTCTTTAGATAATTTAACTATCGAAATTCAATGGATTCCAGGAGACCCTATCAAAGTTATTTTAGAATCCTGCAAAACTTCTAAAATAGACTTGCTTATTCTTGGGGCTTTACAACATGAAAATGCATATCAATTTTATGTAGGTTCTATTGCGCGGAAATTAACGCGTAAAGTATGCTGTTCTGTTTTACTATTGATAAAACCCTCGGAAGAAAGAGTGTCTTGTAAAAATATTGTGGTGAATGGGTTAGATGCTCCAGATACTCCATTGGCAATAGAAGATTCTTTTTATGTTGCCAACGCACTTGGTGCACAACAAATTACTATTGTTGAAGAGATTTTACAACGAGAAATTCATGTGAAAGTAGAGGATGATAAGTCGCTTAAAAAAGCGAATATTATGAAAGAAAGATTAAAGCATAGAGAAGACTCTAGAGTGCGTAAAATTATTAGTGACCAATGTGCCACTTACACCAAAAACATAAAAGTAAAAACACAAGATATCTTCGGGGAAAAAGGGTATTCCATTGGTCATTATGCAGAAGTAGTTCGGGCCGATTTATTGGTGATGAATGCGCCTAAAAAAACACGTTTCATAGACCGTTTATTTACGCATGATATTGAATATATTTTATCTGACCTTCCTACAGATTTATTAATAATAAGGAGACCAAATTGAGACAAAAACAAAAAAAATCTGCCTTATTTATAAAAGACCTCCCTAAAAATATCTTTGCCGGGTTTGTCGTGTCTTTAATAGCCCTTCCTTTAGGATTAGGATTAGCTATTGCAAGTGAGGCTCCACCAATTTCAGGTATTATTGCAGCCGTAGTTGGTGGTATTGTCGTTTCTATTCTAGGAGGTTCAAACGTGACCATCACAGGGCCAGGAAACGGATTGGTCATTGTTGTACTAGGCGCTATAACCACCTTAGGAGGCGGAGATATGTACCAAGGGTATTTATATACTTTAGCAGCAATAGTCATTTCTGGGGCATTCCTTATGCTTCTAGGCTTTTTAAAAATGGGGCGATTAGCCGATTTTTTCCCTGCTTCCGCTATTGAAGGTATGCTAGCAGCAATAGGTATAGGAATATTATCCAAACAGTTTCATATTATGATTGGTCATAACAATGAACATGGTAGTATCATTTCCTTATTACTACAAATTCCTGAAGGCTTAATTCGCCTTTTTACAGAAGGTACACAGAGTCAGTTATTCGCTGCTGCAATAGGACTTATAAGTCTTTGTATTATGATTTTTTATTCGAAAATTAGAAATAAATACTTTCAATTAATTTCTGCACCCATGTGGATTTTGATCCTCACCATAGGATTGAGTTATCTGTACAAAGGGATGGATATCCCCTATCCTATGGATGCTAAGTTTTTAGTAAATATACCCGATAATGTTTTTAGCTCTTTGGCTTTTCCTGATTTCTCATTAGTCTATTCTAAGAAATTCATTGCAGTAGTCTTTGCGCTTACGTTCATTTCTAGTATTGAATCTTTATTGAGTATTAAAGCCGTAGATAAATTAGACCCACAAGCAAGACGATCAAACGTAAATAAAGATTTAAAAGCCTTAGGCTTGGCGACTACCATTAGTGGTTTTTTAGGCGGACTTAATGTAGTTACTGTTATTGCTCGAAGCTCTGTAAATGTTAACAACAAGGCTTCTAATCGTTCGGCAAACTTATTTCATGCCTTATTTCTAGTATTGTTTATTGTCTTATTTCAAGAGCAATTGCGCAGTATTCCTTTAGCTGCACTAGCAGCAATATTAGTATTTACAGGATATAAACTAGCTACCCCGAAAAACTTTAAGAAAATAGCGAAGATTGGTAAAGAGCAAATATTAATATTCTTAGCCACCTTACTTACTACACTATTTACTAATTTAATGACTGGGATTAGCGTTGGTATTTTAATAACACTTTTAATACACATCATTATAAATCAAAGTTTTGGCTTGTTTTTTAAACATTTGTTCAAGCCAAATATTCTTATGTTTAAGGAGCTAGATGGTGGCACCTATTATGTAAGCATCAAGTATTTCTGCAGTTTTATTAATTTTTATAAATTAAAAAATAAGCTCGATGTAATTCCTGAAAATGAACATGTAATCTTAGATTTTTCTATGTGCAGTTTTGTGGATCATACGTCTTTTGAAGGCGTAGAAAACTATGTACAAACTTTCTTTAAAAAAGGCGGTAGTATAGAATTAATCGGATTAGATAAGCATGAGGCCGATTCCAAACATCCTTTTGCTATTCGGAAAATCTTACCACTAAAAGCCCTTAAGCCTATTGAAAATTATTTCACTAAACGACAAAAAAATATTGAATTAACTGCGGATAAATTAGGCTGGGAATATATTCCTAAAAAAAGCAGGAATGTAGATTTTTTGTCTGATTTTATATTTTTTAGAACTAAAGAAATCAATTTCTTATATAATAAGTTATTCGAAAAAGAAAAAAGAAAAAGCGTCTTTGATGTAGAGTTTACCGAAGGAGCCTTTATCGCAAAAGAGATTGTTAAAACAACAGTCCTTTACATAAAACTAGATCAAACTATTCCAGTTTTTACTTTAGATAAAGAAGGCTTATTAGAAATGCTTTATAAAATAGCAGGCTTAAAGGATATCAATATTGAGAACAGGCCCGATTTTAATAAACGTTTTTATCTTAAAGGTGAAAATGAAACGGAGATCAAGAGCATCTTTACCAATGAATTGATTCTATTTTTTGAAAGTAACCCTTATTATCATGTAGAATCTAACGGAACTGCTTTGTTAATATTTAAAAAAGAGCGACTATTAAGTGTTCAAGAAGTCAAAGCAATGATCTATTTTGGCGAACAATTACATACTTTATTGAAATAATACTCCGTATTTTCTCATTTAATAGCGAAATACAGATAAATAAATACGGTTTCTTTTGTAGGAATTATCCTTTTTTGTACTTTACAGTTGTCTCCCCCGATAAAAATTGCAAATTTCATGAAGTAAAGCAATGCGGGGTAGCTAAAACCAAGTATTCAATTAAATACCGACCACATAATGAAACCAGAAAAGATATTTGGGCTTTTTAAAAGCCCTCTTTCATTTGGTCTAACCGTATTTGCGATCACATTAGTTTTAACGCAATATCTTAGCTACCAACGCTATTTATTATTAGAGACTACTAGTCAAAAAAAATTAGTTACAGAAGCTAATTGGGTTGAGCATGAAATTCATAAAACACTAGATCAAGGATATTCAACAACGCAGACGCTCGCCTTTATTGTAGAGCACTATGGTGTACCGAGAAATTTCGATTCAATTTCAAAATTATTAATTGCTACCAATAAAGAAGTCAGTGCTTTAGAAATCGTAAATAAAGAAGGCTTTATCACTCATGTATTTCCTTTGGAAGGTAATGATGTGTTAGGATTTAATATTTTAAAAGATTCATTAGGTAAAATCGGTGCTTTTAAAACAATTAAAAGAGGAGATTATTTTGTTACAGGTCCTATCTATCTAAAACAAGGAGGTGCAGGTTTCGTAGGTAGGACCCCTATTTTTAAAAACAATGAATTTGAAGGTTTTACTTCTGCGATCATACCGCTTAAAAAAGCTTTAAGTGCTGCAAAATTAAACAATAAGGAAAATCCTTTCTTATACAGACTCACCAAGCTAAATCCGGATAACACTGAAGAAGTATACTTTTCTACCTATGATAATGTTACTACAAACTCTTTTTCATCAACAGTAGAAATGCCAAATGGAGAATGGAAATTGTATGTATATGCCAAAGAAAATACTCCAATATTTGGTATCCTTTTATTCTGCTTTATTGGGGTATTTATTGCACTGCTAGCGGGTATTATAGCGTGGTATCTATTAAAGCAACCTAAGCGTTTAGACCGCTTGGTTCATGAAAAAAATTCACAACTCGTTGAAAGCGAAGAAAAATACAGAAACTTAGTAGAACAAGCTTCAGATGGTATCATATTAGGAGATAAGCTTGGAAACCTAGTAGAAGTTAATGTTAAAGCTTGTCAGTTATTTGGGTATTCAAAAACAGAACTTTTAAAACTGAACATCTCAGAATTGGTAAGTCTAGATCAGGTAAGTGAAATACCTAATAGAATTCATAAACTGCTTGAAGAGAATTCCTTGATTTCTCAGCGTAAATTAAAAAGAAAAGACGGTTCTGAATTTTATGGAGAAATTAGTGCTAATATCCTCCCAAATGGACTAATTCAGGGTATTGTACGTGATGTTACCGAACGTATAACCCTAGAGCTTACCGCTAAAAAGAATGCCGAAAAAGTAAAAGAAAGTGAGGAAAAATATAGAACTGCAATAGAAGAAGCATCTGATGGTATTTTTGTGTTGGATGAACATTTCAATTTTATAGAAATCAACATTCAATTTTGTAATTTTTTTAGAAGTCCAAAAGAAACATTTATCGGGAAAAATATTAAATATATTATAGCCCCTGATGAGTTAGCAAAAAAACCCTTAAAATTCAAAGAAGTAAGCGAAGGAGAAATCATACGTACGTTAAGAAAAATGATCCGAGCAGATGGTTCCACATTCGTGGCACAAGCAAGTGTAAAACAGATGCCTAATAATCATTATCAAGGCATTATTCAAGATGTTACAGTTCGGGAAGAAACGGCCCTCATACTCCGTAATACTACGCTTAAGTACAGAGAGCTTACCGAACGTATTTCTGATGGATTTGTGGCATTGGATAAAGATTGGAATTTTAATTACGTAAATGCCAAAGCATGCGAAGTAATTGGCAAATCATATGCTGATTTAATTGGAACCAGTGCTTGGAATGCGCTCCCATTTTTTAAGGAAACAAATGCCTATAAAGTACTTTTAGAAGCGATGCAAACGCAGGAATATAAATACATTAGTCAATATAGAAAAGATTTTGACAAATGGTATGAATATAGAATGTACCCTTCCTCAGAAGGAATTTCAGTTTATTTTAAAGACATCACAGAAATAAAAAAAGCAGAAGAAGAAATATTGCGCACCAAAGCTAAAATAGAGTCTGCCATACGTATTGGAAAAATAGGCTATTGGAGTTGGGACTATAAAAATGAAATCATTGATTGGTCTGAACAGATGTATAAAATATTTGATGTAGACCCCAATACCCCATTAACCTATAAGATGATTCAATCAAGAATACATCCTGACGATATAAAGAAGCAAGGAGATTTAATAGATCTATTTATTTCTAATAACAAAGACAATATTAGATATACCCACAGAATTATACACAGGGACAAAACTGTATACACTTTATTAGTAGAAACAGAAATTGAAAAAAACGA encodes:
- a CDS encoding sodium:proton antiporter, which gives rise to MVELAGIIVLGILAQWVAWRLKLPAILPLILIGLLVGPISTFYTENGQKLIEPIWNGEKGLFPGDSLYYFVSLAISIILFEGGLTLKRNEIKNVGPVITKLITIGSLVTFFGAGLAAYYIFGLNWQISFLFSALIIVTGPTVITPILRNIPLKKDVSTVLKWEGILIDPIGALAAVLVFEFISVGEGQAYTQTALVEFGKILLFGTTFGFTFAHALTFAIKKNFIPHYLLNVVSLSLVLMVFVMSDVFAHESGLLAVVVMGMVLGNINLPNLKELLYFKESLSVLLISILFILLAANINISDLALIYNWKTAALFAVIVFVIRPLGVFLSTQGSTLKFNEKLFISWVGPRGIVAAGIASLFGSKLLAKGEAGAEYITPLVFMIVLGTVILNATTARFFAKLVGVFLKKSNGILIIGASKVSRIIGSYLQKNNRHVVLIDNNQTNVDKAKKMGLEAIAANIYSDTLSDNIELNDVGYLMALTGNSDINKYAINKFTKHFGENGAFRLVTDDEMGNPDNNPKEGLFSHTDDFIKLTEAIRQYPAIHEIALKSTEHYNSLIEITKADPNIIPVFLKTPDGDLKIISSFSEQFEDITEKFKLVYVGKRFEDDQEA
- a CDS encoding universal stress protein — translated: MKEKIHPFKTLLFGFAFSPKLRINIIETTRIAAFFKSKLILLHVGEKTDEKLGKITAILNELSLDNLTIEIQWIPGDPIKVILESCKTSKIDLLILGALQHENAYQFYVGSIARKLTRKVCCSVLLLIKPSEERVSCKNIVVNGLDAPDTPLAIEDSFYVANALGAQQITIVEEILQREIHVKVEDDKSLKKANIMKERLKHREDSRVRKIISDQCATYTKNIKVKTQDIFGEKGYSIGHYAEVVRADLLVMNAPKKTRFIDRLFTHDIEYILSDLPTDLLIIRRPN
- a CDS encoding SulP family inorganic anion transporter; its protein translation is MRQKQKKSALFIKDLPKNIFAGFVVSLIALPLGLGLAIASEAPPISGIIAAVVGGIVVSILGGSNVTITGPGNGLVIVVLGAITTLGGGDMYQGYLYTLAAIVISGAFLMLLGFLKMGRLADFFPASAIEGMLAAIGIGILSKQFHIMIGHNNEHGSIISLLLQIPEGLIRLFTEGTQSQLFAAAIGLISLCIMIFYSKIRNKYFQLISAPMWILILTIGLSYLYKGMDIPYPMDAKFLVNIPDNVFSSLAFPDFSLVYSKKFIAVVFALTFISSIESLLSIKAVDKLDPQARRSNVNKDLKALGLATTISGFLGGLNVVTVIARSSVNVNNKASNRSANLFHALFLVLFIVLFQEQLRSIPLAALAAILVFTGYKLATPKNFKKIAKIGKEQILIFLATLLTTLFTNLMTGISVGILITLLIHIIINQSFGLFFKHLFKPNILMFKELDGGTYYVSIKYFCSFINFYKLKNKLDVIPENEHVILDFSMCSFVDHTSFEGVENYVQTFFKKGGSIELIGLDKHEADSKHPFAIRKILPLKALKPIENYFTKRQKNIELTADKLGWEYIPKKSRNVDFLSDFIFFRTKEINFLYNKLFEKEKRKSVFDVEFTEGAFIAKEIVKTTVLYIKLDQTIPVFTLDKEGLLEMLYKIAGLKDINIENRPDFNKRFYLKGENETEIKSIFTNELILFFESNPYYHVESNGTALLIFKKERLLSVQEVKAMIYFGEQLHTLLK
- a CDS encoding PAS domain S-box protein — protein: MKPEKIFGLFKSPLSFGLTVFAITLVLTQYLSYQRYLLLETTSQKKLVTEANWVEHEIHKTLDQGYSTTQTLAFIVEHYGVPRNFDSISKLLIATNKEVSALEIVNKEGFITHVFPLEGNDVLGFNILKDSLGKIGAFKTIKRGDYFVTGPIYLKQGGAGFVGRTPIFKNNEFEGFTSAIIPLKKALSAAKLNNKENPFLYRLTKLNPDNTEEVYFSTYDNVTTNSFSSTVEMPNGEWKLYVYAKENTPIFGILLFCFIGVFIALLAGIIAWYLLKQPKRLDRLVHEKNSQLVESEEKYRNLVEQASDGIILGDKLGNLVEVNVKACQLFGYSKTELLKLNISELVSLDQVSEIPNRIHKLLEENSLISQRKLKRKDGSEFYGEISANILPNGLIQGIVRDVTERITLELTAKKNAEKVKESEEKYRTAIEEASDGIFVLDEHFNFIEINIQFCNFFRSPKETFIGKNIKYIIAPDELAKKPLKFKEVSEGEIIRTLRKMIRADGSTFVAQASVKQMPNNHYQGIIQDVTVREETALILRNTTLKYRELTERISDGFVALDKDWNFNYVNAKACEVIGKSYADLIGTSAWNALPFFKETNAYKVLLEAMQTQEYKYISQYRKDFDKWYEYRMYPSSEGISVYFKDITEIKKAEEEILRTKAKIESAIRIGKIGYWSWDYKNEIIDWSEQMYKIFDVDPNTPLTYKMIQSRIHPDDIKKQGDLIDLFISNNKDNIRYTHRIIHRDKTVYTLLVETEIEKNDLNEVIKLHGTIIDITETIKVKEELKESQEKFYKSFHTNLVGKVIVDENRTILEANETIAKLLETTRENLIGKTLLDADVLDFDLHEQSDHRQVLWKKLMRDGIIRDEEIIYSLKSGKKIPALLSIEPLELNNKVNYLVSAIDNTKRKEAEHLLSKQNFELSKTNAELDRFVYSASHELRAPLASLMGLIDIILNEDHDEDLSFKLEMMQQSVRRLDDFIKDIVLYSQNKHLEIAMEAINFKELINESLEGLWFLENRKHIELEININEAQNFYSDKKRISIIFNNLISNAIKYHNINAKDPNITITVNTSEDEVVIEIADNGIGIPEAHLDKIFQMFYRVSSKVMGTGIGLFVIKEVITKLNGTINVKSKLNMGTKFVISLPNQTKKVTQHEVQTNLVNRRF